In the genome of Paenibacillus pabuli, one region contains:
- a CDS encoding RNA polymerase sigma factor, translating to MEWTDLINQAIQGDRDAFIRLIRQLENSLYNTAKSMLRKEEDVADAIQETILKAYKSLHTIREPQYFKTWMFRILINECNTILSRRSLSTSYAEIPAKQETTSPYDEVDMREAVDRLDEQKRVVIVLHYFEDLSLRQVADALDISESAVKMRLSRARQELYHKFKNFREVKLNVNPI from the coding sequence ATGGAATGGACCGATCTCATAAACCAAGCCATTCAGGGAGATCGGGACGCCTTTATCAGGCTTATCCGACAACTTGAGAACTCTCTGTACAATACTGCAAAATCCATGCTTCGGAAAGAGGAAGACGTGGCCGATGCCATTCAGGAAACAATTTTGAAAGCCTATAAATCGCTGCATACCATTCGCGAACCCCAATATTTCAAAACATGGATGTTCCGCATCCTGATTAATGAATGCAATACCATATTGTCCCGTCGCTCCCTCTCTACGTCCTATGCGGAGATTCCCGCAAAACAGGAAACCACCAGTCCCTACGATGAGGTGGATATGAGAGAAGCCGTTGATCGGCTTGACGAACAAAAGCGAGTCGTCATCGTGTTGCATTATTTTGAGGATCTCTCTCTGCGGCAGGTAGCTGATGCACTCGATATCTCCGAAAGTGCGGTAAAAATGAGATTAAGCCGGGCAAGACAGGAGCTGTATCACAAATTCAAGAACTTTCGGGAGGTAAAACTAAATGTCAACCCTATTTAA
- a CDS encoding PRD domain-containing protein produces MKVIKKVNNNVAIAINDHNEEVFVVGKGVGFLKTPYELTETDLVEKIFVAPKNIRMYDLLNSIPIEDIYLAEEVIKLGSQILNKTFNPNLLLTLSDHISFALTRTREGISIKNPLEWEVRTLYPDETRVGEAALKLIHEQTGVTLPAAETTLMALHFVNAQVGSGEMTDTTKVTTVTGEILSVIKYALKIDFQEDSIHFMRFATHIRYFIMRQMSGKSLKDENESLFLMVKEKFPKELACVEKIADFLKNNYGWTCSDDEKLYLILHIQRLISN; encoded by the coding sequence ATGAAGGTTATTAAGAAAGTCAATAATAATGTGGCCATTGCCATTAATGATCATAATGAAGAAGTATTCGTGGTAGGCAAAGGGGTAGGGTTTCTAAAAACACCATATGAGCTGACGGAGACCGACCTGGTGGAGAAAATATTCGTAGCTCCGAAGAACATCCGGATGTATGATCTGTTAAATAGTATTCCCATTGAGGATATTTATTTGGCTGAGGAAGTGATCAAGCTGGGCAGTCAGATTTTGAATAAAACATTCAACCCGAATCTGCTTCTCACCTTGTCCGATCATATCAGCTTTGCATTGACCCGAACACGGGAAGGCATTAGCATCAAGAATCCACTGGAATGGGAAGTCAGGACATTGTATCCTGATGAGACTCGGGTGGGAGAGGCAGCACTCAAGCTGATCCATGAACAAACCGGTGTAACCTTGCCAGCCGCAGAAACGACACTAATGGCACTTCACTTTGTCAACGCACAGGTCGGTTCGGGTGAAATGACGGATACAACCAAGGTGACGACAGTAACAGGTGAGATCTTATCGGTAATCAAGTATGCGCTCAAAATAGATTTTCAGGAAGATTCCATTCATTTTATGAGGTTTGCGACACATATACGGTACTTCATTATGCGGCAAATGAGCGGCAAATCGCTCAAGGATGAGAACGAGTCCCTGTTCCTGATGGTGAAGGAGAAGTTTCCGAAGGAACTGGCGTGTGTTGAGAAGATTGCAGATTTCCTGAAAAATAATTATGGTTGGACCTGTTCCGATGATGAAAAATTATATCTGATTCTTCATATCCAGCGACTCATATCCAACTAA